The following proteins come from a genomic window of Salinicoccus sp. RF5:
- the rpmE gene encoding 50S ribosomal protein L31, with amino-acid sequence MKQAIHPEYNKVNVVCSCGNEFETGSVNSEDIKVEVCSECHPFYTGRQKFASADGRVEKFNKKFGFKSANE; translated from the coding sequence ATGAAACAAGCAATTCATCCGGAATACAACAAAGTAAACGTTGTGTGCTCATGCGGCAACGAATTTGAAACTGGTTCAGTAAACAGTGAAGACATCAAAGTGGAAGTATGTTCTGAATGCCACCCATTCTACACTGGACGCCAGAAATTCGCTTCTGCAGATGGCCGTGTTGAAAAATTCAACAAAAAATTCGGTTTCAAAAGCGCAAACGAATAA
- a CDS encoding TIGR01440 family protein produces MNEEFARLKNDLDVLIEQLEASDFFKEGEDLLIGCSTSEVMGHHIGKESSMEVAELIFDAFHQAAERNRLNIMFQGCEHINRAVTMEYDVARAHKYPPVSVVPHRSAGGSLSEYAYHHLSRPVVVEHAAADRGVDIGQTLIGMHLHHVAVPFRVEQKTVGKANVTLAYSRPKLIGGPRANY; encoded by the coding sequence ATGAACGAAGAGTTTGCAAGATTGAAGAATGACCTGGATGTTCTGATCGAGCAGCTGGAAGCGTCGGATTTCTTCAAGGAGGGGGAGGACCTTCTGATAGGCTGCTCCACTTCGGAAGTCATGGGACACCATATCGGCAAGGAGAGTTCCATGGAAGTCGCCGAGCTTATATTCGACGCCTTCCATCAGGCGGCAGAGCGCAATCGGCTGAACATCATGTTCCAGGGCTGTGAGCATATCAACCGGGCAGTGACAATGGAATATGATGTGGCACGCGCGCACAAGTATCCGCCGGTCAGTGTCGTACCGCACCGGTCTGCCGGGGGCAGTCTGAGCGAATACGCCTATCATCATCTTTCCCGGCCGGTGGTGGTTGAACATGCTGCTGCAGACCGGGGAGTGGATATCGGACAGACCCTGATCGGTATGCACCTTCATCATGTGGCAGTGCCATTCAGGGTGGAGCAGAAGACAGTCGGCAAAGCGAATGTCACTCTTGCATATTCCAGACCAAAACTCATTGGAGGTCCTCGCGCAAATTATTAA
- the prmC gene encoding peptide chain release factor N(5)-glutamine methyltransferase: protein MHPYSYREMIKEAKASLSVSGGETRPAMLLLEDLFGMGTVDFLMDGDREVPPSDYERYSEALGRIIDGEPYQYVVGSAWFYGEKFKVSKETLIPRNETEELVELVLALEQDDGRKVVDIGCGTGVIGLTLAAAWHSNEVILTDISAAALDVTRENARSLGVSPEMMQGDLFEPLTEEGVKVDCVISNPPYIGYNEMEDMGDSVVNHEPALALFAEDEGLGLYKRMVDRLVDVLRPGGSVYFEIGWRQATALSNYVTARWPKVEPQVKKDMNGNDRILYFRWEV from the coding sequence ATGCATCCCTATAGCTACAGGGAGATGATCAAAGAGGCGAAAGCCTCTTTGAGCGTATCCGGAGGAGAAACACGGCCGGCGATGCTCCTGCTTGAAGACCTCTTCGGCATGGGGACGGTGGATTTCCTCATGGATGGCGACCGTGAGGTGCCTCCATCCGACTATGAGCGGTATAGTGAGGCGCTGGGACGCATCATAGATGGGGAACCATACCAGTATGTCGTAGGTTCAGCTTGGTTCTATGGCGAAAAGTTCAAAGTGTCGAAAGAAACGCTGATACCCCGTAATGAGACGGAAGAGCTCGTGGAGCTTGTGTTGGCACTGGAACAGGATGACGGCAGGAAAGTTGTGGACATCGGGTGCGGCACCGGAGTCATCGGATTGACGCTGGCGGCTGCATGGCACAGCAATGAAGTGATCCTGACCGATATTTCTGCTGCGGCACTTGATGTCACCAGGGAAAATGCGCGCAGCCTGGGGGTCTCCCCCGAAATGATGCAGGGGGACCTGTTTGAGCCATTGACTGAAGAGGGCGTGAAAGTCGATTGTGTGATTTCAAATCCGCCCTATATTGGCTATAATGAAATGGAAGACATGGGTGACTCTGTCGTAAACCATGAACCTGCACTGGCACTGTTTGCTGAAGACGAAGGCCTTGGTCTTTATAAAAGAATGGTGGACCGGCTGGTGGATGTACTGCGTCCTGGAGGCTCCGTCTATTTTGAAATCGGCTGGAGACAGGCAACGGCCCTCTCCAACTATGTCACGGCACGCTGGCCGAAAGTGGAGCCGCAGGTGAAGAAGGATATGAATGGGAACGACAGAATACTCTATTTCAGATGGGAGGTCTAG
- the glyA gene encoding serine hydroxymethyltransferase, giving the protein MSFIESQDPKLFETIEAELDRQNNNIELIASENFVSEAVMEAQGSILTNKYAEGYPHKRYYGGCENVDVVEDLARERVKSLFGAEHANVQPHSGSQANMAVYFSVLKPGDTVLGMNLNHGGHLTHGSPVNFSGKLFNFVDYGVRKEDELIDYDELLKIAKEHKPKMIVAGGSAYTQTIDFKKFREIADEIDAYLMVDMAHIAGLVAAGLHPDPVPYADFVTSTTHKTLRGPRGGLILTKEEHAKKVDKNIFPGIQGGPLMHILAAKAVAFGEALNPEFKEYQEQVIKNAKTLAGRLSEKGLRIVGGGTENHIVLVDVKSFGLTGKQAEEALDEIGITCNKNTIPFDEESPFVTSGIRLGTPAMTSRGFKEEEMQEVADLIAETLTAVTEGTKYETLRDRVSALTSKFPLYK; this is encoded by the coding sequence ATGTCATTTATCGAATCACAAGACCCGAAACTTTTTGAAACAATTGAAGCAGAGCTTGATCGTCAAAACAACAATATTGAACTGATCGCCTCAGAGAACTTTGTATCGGAAGCGGTCATGGAAGCCCAAGGTTCAATACTCACCAACAAATATGCTGAAGGCTATCCCCACAAACGTTATTATGGCGGTTGTGAAAATGTAGATGTTGTGGAAGATCTCGCACGGGAACGTGTGAAATCCCTTTTTGGCGCAGAGCATGCCAATGTTCAGCCTCACTCCGGCTCCCAGGCGAATATGGCCGTCTATTTCTCAGTTCTGAAGCCGGGAGACACTGTTCTCGGCATGAACCTGAACCATGGTGGCCACCTGACGCACGGCAGCCCAGTCAACTTCAGTGGTAAGCTTTTCAACTTTGTAGATTATGGTGTGAGAAAAGAAGATGAATTGATCGATTATGACGAACTCCTTAAAATTGCCAAGGAGCACAAGCCGAAAATGATCGTTGCCGGCGGAAGCGCCTATACACAGACGATCGATTTCAAGAAGTTCCGCGAAATTGCAGATGAAATCGATGCTTATCTGATGGTCGACATGGCCCACATTGCAGGACTCGTTGCAGCTGGCCTGCATCCAGACCCGGTCCCGTATGCCGACTTCGTCACGTCTACAACGCACAAGACATTGAGGGGCCCGCGCGGCGGACTCATCCTGACAAAAGAAGAGCACGCGAAAAAAGTGGACAAGAACATCTTCCCGGGAATCCAGGGCGGACCACTCATGCACATTCTTGCAGCGAAGGCTGTGGCTTTCGGTGAGGCGCTGAACCCTGAATTCAAGGAATATCAGGAGCAGGTCATCAAAAATGCGAAAACGCTTGCTGGAAGGCTTTCAGAAAAGGGACTGCGCATCGTTGGCGGCGGCACCGAGAACCATATCGTCCTCGTCGATGTGAAAAGTTTCGGTCTGACAGGCAAACAGGCAGAAGAGGCACTGGATGAGATCGGAATCACATGCAACAAGAATACCATTCCTTTCGATGAGGAATCCCCATTTGTAACAAGTGGAATCCGTCTTGGAACTCCGGCGATGACCAGCCGTGGCTTCAAAGAGGAAGAAATGCAGGAAGTGGCTGACCTTATCGCGGAAACACTTACGGCTGTCACAGAAGGTACGAAGTATGAAACGCTGAGGGACAGAGTGAGTGCGCTGACATCCAAATTCCCACTATATAAATAA
- the rho gene encoding transcription termination factor Rho yields the protein MAERESTGLKYESFDALYKKNNTKELTVRAKELGLSNYSRLNKKELVLAIMEAEMEKDGNYYMEGVLDDIQPDGYGFLRTVNFSKGEKDIYISASQIRRFELKKGDKVTGKVRRPKENEKYYGLLQVDFINDHNAEHIRKRPHFQALTPLYPEERIRLENKPTDLSTRIMDLVTPIGFGQRGMIVAPPKAGKTSLLKEIANAITKNHPDTKLFILLIGERPEEVTDLERSVEDAEVVHSTFDEPPEHHVKVAELLLERTKRLVEMGEDVIVLMDSITRLARAYNLVIPPSGRTLSGGLDPASLHRPKHFFGAARNIEAGGSLTILSTALVETGSRMDDVIYEEFKGTGNMELHLDRSLSERRIYPAIDIRRSSTRKEELLLDKAELDVLWQLRNLFTDAPDFTERFLKILKQTRTNEEFFDVLRQRMLSSQSTGRPVI from the coding sequence ATGGCTGAAAGAGAATCCACAGGGTTGAAGTATGAATCCTTCGATGCACTATATAAGAAGAACAATACCAAGGAACTGACTGTGCGTGCGAAAGAGTTGGGGCTCTCCAACTACAGCCGCCTGAATAAGAAGGAGCTTGTCCTTGCCATAATGGAAGCCGAGATGGAAAAGGACGGCAACTACTACATGGAAGGGGTCCTCGATGATATACAGCCGGATGGCTATGGATTCCTCCGGACCGTCAACTTCTCGAAGGGGGAGAAGGATATATACATTTCCGCTTCCCAGATAAGAAGATTTGAACTGAAGAAGGGGGACAAGGTCACTGGAAAGGTCCGGCGCCCCAAAGAGAATGAGAAGTACTACGGCCTGCTGCAAGTGGACTTCATCAATGACCACAATGCCGAACATATCAGGAAGAGGCCCCACTTCCAGGCGTTGACCCCCCTCTATCCCGAGGAGCGCATCAGGCTGGAAAACAAGCCGACCGACCTCTCTACACGCATCATGGACCTCGTCACCCCGATAGGCTTCGGTCAGCGGGGCATGATCGTTGCGCCGCCAAAAGCGGGCAAGACATCCCTGCTTAAGGAGATTGCAAATGCGATCACCAAGAACCATCCGGATACAAAGCTCTTCATCCTTCTGATCGGGGAACGCCCCGAAGAGGTGACTGACCTGGAGCGTTCCGTGGAGGATGCGGAAGTCGTGCATTCGACTTTCGACGAACCGCCGGAGCACCACGTCAAGGTCGCTGAACTGCTGCTCGAGCGGACGAAGCGTCTCGTCGAGATGGGGGAAGATGTCATCGTACTCATGGATTCGATCACCAGACTGGCCCGTGCCTACAACCTTGTCATCCCACCGAGCGGGCGGACGCTTTCAGGCGGACTGGACCCGGCAAGCCTGCACAGGCCGAAGCACTTCTTCGGCGCCGCCAGGAATATAGAGGCGGGCGGCAGCCTGACCATCCTTTCCACGGCGCTGGTTGAAACGGGCAGCCGCATGGATGACGTCATCTATGAGGAATTCAAGGGTACCGGGAATATGGAACTGCATCTCGATCGCAGCTTAAGTGAACGGAGAATCTATCCGGCAATTGACATCAGGCGGTCGAGCACAAGAAAAGAGGAGCTCCTTCTCGATAAGGCGGAACTGGATGTGCTGTGGCAGCTCCGGAATCTCTTCACCGATGCACCCGACTTTACGGAACGCTTCCTGAAGATACTCAAACAGACCCGTACCAATGAGGAGTTCTTTGATGTATTGAGGCAGAGGATGCTTTCTTCCCAATCCACGGGCCGGCCTGTGATCTGA
- the rpiB gene encoding ribose 5-phosphate isomerase B, whose translation MKVIIASDHGGFNLKNSIVQKLQDTGVDITDFGPDSNDSVDYPDFARPVAEKVASGEYDRGILICGTGIGMSITANKVRNIRCALVHDTFSAKATRAHNDSNMLAMGERVIGPGLADDIVDIWLNTEYEGGRHERRVCKIEE comes from the coding sequence ATGAAAGTGATTATCGCTTCCGACCATGGAGGGTTCAACCTGAAAAACTCCATTGTCCAAAAATTGCAGGACACAGGGGTGGATATTACGGATTTCGGTCCGGACTCCAACGACTCCGTAGACTATCCGGATTTTGCCCGCCCTGTAGCGGAGAAGGTTGCTTCCGGAGAATATGACCGGGGCATCCTGATCTGCGGTACCGGCATTGGAATGAGCATTACGGCAAACAAGGTCCGGAATATCCGGTGTGCCCTCGTGCATGATACTTTTTCCGCTAAAGCCACACGCGCGCATAACGACTCCAATATGCTGGCCATGGGAGAACGGGTCATCGGCCCGGGACTCGCAGATGATATCGTGGATATCTGGCTCAACACGGAGTATGAGGGAGGTAGACATGAACGAAGAGTTTGCAAGATTGAAGAATGA
- the wecB gene encoding non-hydrolyzing UDP-N-acetylglucosamine 2-epimerase — protein MKKIMTIFGTRPEAIKMAPLVLALKNDPELEPIVVVTAQHREMLDQVLDIFGITPDYDLDIMQQGQTLSEVTGRVIAGLESIIKEAGPDMILVHGDTTTTFAGSLAAFYNEVDIGHVEAGLRTNNKYSPFPEEMNRQMTGVLADLHFAPTENSKENLLRENKKEDGISITGNTAIDALKTTVNPDYESEIIEKHKDNKVILLTAHRRENIGMPMENIFSAVREIVEEFEDVTVVYPIHKNPKVREIASKYLADHERIEIIEPLDVFDFHNFAAKSHIILTDSGGVQEEAPSLQKPVLVLRDTTERPEGVEAGTLKLAGIQKEHIYELTKELLTDEDLYRKMAEANNPYGDGKASLRICENIKYYYGIRKDKPESFNV, from the coding sequence ATGAAGAAAATCATGACGATATTTGGAACGCGCCCGGAGGCGATCAAGATGGCGCCGCTTGTTCTGGCACTTAAGAATGATCCGGAACTTGAACCCATCGTAGTGGTCACTGCACAGCACCGCGAGATGCTCGATCAGGTGCTTGATATTTTTGGTATCACTCCTGATTACGACCTCGACATCATGCAGCAGGGCCAGACACTTTCCGAAGTGACGGGCAGGGTGATCGCTGGTCTCGAGTCCATCATCAAAGAGGCAGGACCAGATATGATCCTTGTCCATGGCGACACGACGACAACATTTGCAGGCAGCCTGGCCGCGTTCTATAACGAAGTGGACATCGGCCATGTAGAGGCGGGTCTCCGGACCAACAACAAGTACTCGCCGTTCCCTGAGGAAATGAATCGTCAGATGACAGGCGTACTTGCCGACCTTCATTTTGCACCGACAGAAAACTCCAAGGAGAATCTGCTCAGGGAAAACAAGAAGGAAGATGGCATCTCCATCACCGGCAATACAGCGATTGATGCGTTGAAGACGACGGTGAACCCGGACTACGAAAGTGAAATCATCGAAAAGCACAAGGATAACAAGGTGATTCTCCTGACCGCCCACAGAAGGGAAAACATCGGCATGCCGATGGAGAACATCTTCAGCGCCGTACGCGAAATCGTCGAAGAGTTCGAAGACGTCACAGTCGTCTATCCGATCCATAAGAATCCAAAAGTCAGGGAAATAGCCTCCAAATACCTGGCAGACCATGAGCGCATCGAAATCATTGAGCCGCTCGATGTATTCGACTTCCATAATTTCGCGGCGAAAAGCCATATCATCCTCACCGATTCCGGTGGTGTGCAGGAGGAGGCGCCTTCCCTTCAGAAGCCAGTGCTCGTCCTTCGTGATACGACGGAACGGCCGGAAGGTGTGGAAGCAGGCACACTCAAGCTCGCCGGCATCCAGAAGGAGCACATCTATGAGCTGACGAAGGAACTGCTGACAGATGAGGATCTCTATAGAAAGATGGCCGAGGCGAACAATCCGTATGGAGATGGAAAAGCTTCCCTAAGGATATGTGAAAACATCAAATACTACTATGGAATCCGGAAGGATAAGCCTGAAAGCTTTAATGTATAG
- the upp gene encoding uracil phosphoribosyltransferase, with product MAKVQVMEHPLIQHKMSYIRDEKTSTKEFRELVDEVGMLMAYEVTRDLSLEDVEVDTPVTRTTAKRLSGKKLGIVPILRAGLGMQEGILKLIPSARVGHIGLYRDPETLQAIEYYAKFPGDIEERDIFVIDPMLATGASAVEAISAVKKRGATKIRFICLIAAPEGVEVLKEAHPDVDIYIAALDEKLNEKSYIVPGLGDAGDRLFGTK from the coding sequence ATGGCCAAAGTACAAGTGATGGAACACCCTTTGATCCAGCACAAAATGAGTTATATTCGAGATGAAAAGACATCGACCAAGGAATTCAGGGAACTCGTTGATGAGGTAGGCATGCTCATGGCATATGAGGTGACCCGGGACCTGTCCCTTGAAGATGTAGAGGTGGACACACCAGTGACACGGACGACAGCAAAGAGGCTGAGCGGCAAGAAACTGGGTATCGTTCCGATACTCAGGGCAGGACTCGGTATGCAGGAAGGCATACTCAAGCTCATCCCTTCCGCCAGAGTCGGGCATATCGGCCTGTATCGTGACCCGGAGACACTGCAGGCGATCGAATACTATGCAAAATTCCCGGGAGACATAGAAGAACGTGACATATTCGTCATCGATCCGATGCTGGCGACAGGTGCATCTGCTGTAGAAGCGATTTCCGCCGTCAAGAAGCGCGGGGCAACGAAGATCAGGTTCATCTGTCTGATTGCCGCCCCGGAAGGTGTAGAGGTACTGAAGGAAGCGCATCCGGATGTGGACATCTATATTGCTGCACTGGATGAAAAACTGAATGAAAAGAGCTACATTGTCCCAGGTCTCGGAGATGCTGGCGACAGGCTTTTCGGAACGAAATAG
- the prfA gene encoding peptide chain release factor 1 yields MFDQLEIIENRYEQLNEMLSDPDVVSDSDKLREYSKEQSDLQKTVEVYREYKQKKETIEESRMMMNETDDKEMLEMLKEEISESEKAIPGIESQLKLLLIPKDPNDDKNVIMEIRGAAGGDEAQIFAGNLFRMYSRYAEENGWKTEIVEANANDHGGYKEISFLIQGNGAYSKLKFENGAHRVQRVPETESGGRIHTSTATVAVLPEVEDVEVEIRNEDLKIDTYRSSGAGGQHVNTTDSAVRITHLPTGTVVTSQDEKSQIKNRERAMKVLKARVYDMMLQEAEAEYAEKRKSAVGTGDRSERIRTYNYPQNRVTDHRIGLTIQKLDQIIEGKLDEIIDALTIEEQTSKLEELNNASL; encoded by the coding sequence ATGTTTGATCAACTCGAAATAATTGAAAACAGATATGAACAACTCAATGAAATGCTGAGCGACCCCGACGTTGTCAGTGATTCAGACAAGCTCAGGGAATACTCGAAGGAGCAGAGCGATCTCCAGAAAACCGTGGAAGTCTACAGGGAATATAAGCAGAAGAAGGAAACGATCGAAGAGTCCCGCATGATGATGAATGAAACGGATGACAAGGAAATGCTCGAGATGCTCAAAGAGGAGATTTCCGAATCTGAAAAGGCGATTCCAGGAATCGAAAGCCAGTTGAAGCTTCTCCTCATTCCAAAAGATCCAAATGACGACAAGAACGTCATAATGGAAATACGCGGGGCAGCAGGTGGCGATGAAGCCCAGATTTTTGCAGGAAACCTGTTCCGCATGTACTCGCGCTATGCCGAAGAGAACGGGTGGAAGACGGAAATCGTTGAAGCGAATGCCAATGATCATGGAGGATACAAGGAAATCAGTTTCCTGATACAGGGGAATGGCGCCTACTCCAAGCTCAAATTTGAAAATGGGGCGCATCGTGTACAGCGTGTGCCGGAAACGGAATCCGGCGGCAGGATCCATACATCCACCGCTACAGTCGCAGTACTGCCGGAAGTGGAGGATGTGGAGGTGGAGATCCGCAACGAAGACCTCAAGATAGACACCTACCGTTCAAGCGGTGCCGGCGGACAGCACGTCAATACGACGGATTCTGCAGTGCGCATCACCCACCTGCCGACAGGCACGGTGGTCACTTCCCAGGACGAGAAGTCACAGATCAAGAACCGAGAGCGGGCCATGAAGGTGCTGAAAGCGCGTGTCTACGACATGATGCTGCAGGAGGCCGAGGCTGAATATGCAGAGAAGCGGAAGAGTGCTGTCGGGACAGGGGACCGTTCCGAGAGGATCCGGACATACAACTATCCGCAGAACCGTGTGACAGATCACAGAATCGGCCTGACCATCCAGAAGCTCGATCAGATCATAGAAGGGAAACTGGATGAAATCATCGATGCCCTGACGATCGAAGAACAGACGAGCAAGCTGGAAGAATTGAATAATGCATCCCTATAG
- a CDS encoding low molecular weight phosphatase family protein: MKIIFVCTGNTCRSPLAESYAKTQFRNEGTAFESRGLMVFADGISPLSKRIIEREGLEEPSSPRQLMGEDTEEALLLVMTKAHKRVVKDQFPSSDVRMISEFSEGTVEDVIDPYGGSEADYERAFRQLKQFIDKFRL, from the coding sequence ATGAAGATCATTTTTGTGTGTACAGGCAATACCTGTCGCAGTCCTTTGGCTGAAAGCTATGCCAAAACGCAGTTCCGTAATGAAGGGACTGCTTTCGAATCGAGGGGTCTTATGGTCTTCGCAGATGGCATCAGTCCCCTCTCGAAGAGGATAATTGAACGGGAGGGCCTGGAAGAGCCATCATCGCCCCGGCAGCTGATGGGGGAAGATACAGAAGAAGCACTCCTGCTGGTGATGACCAAAGCCCACAAGAGGGTGGTGAAGGACCAGTTCCCAAGTTCGGATGTGCGTATGATCAGCGAATTTTCCGAAGGCACCGTGGAAGATGTCATCGACCCCTACGGGGGGAGTGAAGCGGATTATGAACGTGCTTTCCGCCAATTGAAGCAATTTATTGATAAATTCAGACTGTAA
- a CDS encoding UDP-N-acetylglucosamine 1-carboxyvinyltransferase, giving the protein MGKEVIKVRGGRTLSGEVEISGAKNSAVALIPASLMASEGKVVLEGLPEISDVKTLMSLLNDLNIETELDGTTLEINAEDAENMPLPNTKVQSLRASYYMMGAMLARFKKCVIGLPGGCPLGPRPIDQHIKGFESLGAKVTNEHGAMYLVADKLKGAKIFFDVVSVGATINLMIAASCAEGKTILENVAKEPEVVDVASLLNNMGADIRGAGTDTIKINGVEKLHGTTHNIIPDRIEAGTYMITGAAVGDKFTVRNIIPTHMESLTAKLEELGVKVEIGDDFATITKPDVYKPISVKTQVYPGFATDLQQPLTPLLFMADGVSKITETIYPARFRHVDELVRMDAKIEQTSGSALIFPSQLKGTHVYASDLRAGACLLISGLTAEGVTTIHNVNHIDRGYTDIVKKLDDLGAEIWREEVEED; this is encoded by the coding sequence ATGGGTAAAGAAGTAATTAAAGTCCGGGGCGGCAGAACGCTGTCTGGTGAAGTTGAAATCAGCGGGGCTAAAAATAGTGCAGTGGCACTCATACCTGCATCATTGATGGCTTCAGAAGGGAAAGTCGTATTGGAAGGCCTTCCGGAGATTTCCGATGTCAAAACATTGATGAGCCTTCTGAATGACTTGAATATAGAAACTGAACTCGACGGCACGACGCTTGAAATCAATGCGGAAGATGCAGAGAACATGCCGCTTCCGAACACGAAAGTACAGTCGCTCCGTGCATCCTACTATATGATGGGCGCCATGCTGGCACGCTTCAAGAAATGTGTCATCGGCCTGCCGGGTGGGTGCCCACTCGGCCCCCGTCCAATAGATCAGCATATCAAAGGGTTCGAATCCCTGGGTGCGAAGGTGACCAATGAACATGGGGCGATGTACCTGGTGGCGGATAAGCTGAAAGGTGCCAAGATCTTCTTTGATGTCGTTTCCGTAGGTGCAACCATCAACCTCATGATTGCAGCAAGCTGCGCCGAAGGGAAGACCATACTCGAGAATGTGGCCAAGGAGCCTGAAGTGGTGGATGTCGCCTCCCTGCTGAACAATATGGGCGCAGATATCCGTGGTGCCGGTACAGATACCATTAAGATCAATGGTGTCGAAAAGCTGCATGGCACTACACACAACATCATCCCCGACCGCATTGAAGCGGGCACCTACATGATTACCGGAGCGGCTGTGGGCGATAAATTCACGGTCCGCAACATCATTCCGACCCATATGGAATCGCTCACTGCAAAACTTGAGGAACTGGGTGTGAAGGTTGAAATCGGAGATGATTTTGCTACGATCACAAAGCCTGATGTATACAAGCCGATTTCCGTGAAGACCCAGGTTTATCCCGGGTTCGCTACAGACCTGCAGCAGCCGCTGACGCCTTTACTGTTCATGGCTGACGGTGTGAGCAAGATCACTGAAACCATCTACCCAGCCCGCTTCAGGCATGTGGATGAACTGGTGAGGATGGATGCGAAAATAGAGCAGACCAGTGGCTCGGCACTCATCTTTCCATCCCAGCTTAAAGGTACGCATGTCTATGCAAGTGACCTGAGGGCGGGTGCCTGCCTGCTGATCTCCGGCTTGACGGCAGAAGGTGTAACGACCATCCACAATGTCAACCATATCGACCGTGGATATACGGATATCGTCAAGAAACTCGATGACCTGGGCGCAGAAATCTGGCGTGAGGAAGTCGAAGAAGACTGA
- a CDS encoding L-threonylcarbamoyladenylate synthase produces the protein MDTKIWEIRTEQLKDRTTEEKMKEIRTALEYGEVVGIPTETVYGLAGDARNPEAIHKIFAAKNRPGDNPLIVHIYSMDQLEDFTEPLDMKVRTLMKHFWPGPISFILPLKGNMLASNTVAELDSVAVRMPSHPVGHAILEKVGFPLAAPSANLSGKPSPTHYSHVIDDLNGKVYGVVASDPATYGLESTVLDCTQFPYRIARPGSITKGALENVLKETVSKHEGVAEKPIAPGMKYKHYAPRQPMAVIEGGLRSNTHLRVEEGQKIGVIAPEAVRGHVPEHAYFISLCSGEDDYREAGRNLYAALRKMDKSDVDLIYIHGFPKSEATEAVMNRIYKATGNEIIREDPK, from the coding sequence ATGGATACAAAAATCTGGGAAATCAGGACGGAACAGCTGAAGGATCGGACTACCGAAGAAAAGATGAAAGAAATCAGGACGGCGCTGGAATATGGAGAAGTGGTCGGCATACCGACCGAAACCGTCTACGGTCTGGCAGGTGATGCAAGGAATCCGGAGGCGATACATAAAATATTCGCAGCGAAAAATCGGCCGGGTGACAATCCGCTCATTGTACATATATACAGCATGGATCAGCTTGAAGACTTCACTGAGCCGTTGGACATGAAGGTGCGCACCTTGATGAAGCATTTCTGGCCCGGTCCGATTTCGTTCATCCTGCCGCTGAAGGGGAACATGCTCGCCAGCAATACTGTAGCGGAACTTGATTCGGTTGCGGTCAGGATGCCGAGCCACCCCGTAGGGCATGCCATACTTGAAAAAGTCGGCTTCCCCCTTGCCGCCCCCAGTGCGAACCTGAGCGGCAAACCTTCACCTACACACTACAGTCATGTCATCGACGATCTGAATGGCAAGGTGTATGGCGTTGTTGCAAGCGATCCTGCCACCTACGGACTGGAGAGCACGGTGCTTGACTGCACCCAATTCCCCTACCGCATCGCAAGACCCGGAAGCATCACCAAAGGGGCACTGGAAAACGTCCTGAAAGAGACCGTCAGCAAACATGAGGGAGTGGCAGAAAAGCCGATCGCCCCAGGGATGAAGTATAAACATTATGCGCCGCGCCAACCCATGGCCGTCATCGAAGGCGGCCTCAGGAGCAATACGCATCTGAGGGTCGAGGAGGGACAGAAGATCGGGGTCATCGCTCCGGAAGCCGTCCGGGGCCATGTGCCGGAACACGCATACTTCATCAGCCTGTGCTCAGGTGAGGATGATTACCGGGAAGCGGGGCGCAATCTATATGCCGCCCTGAGGAAGATGGATAAATCGGATGTCGATCTGATCTATATCCATGGCTTCCCCAAGAGTGAAGCGACTGAAGCAGTGATGAACCGGATCTATAAGGCCACTGGAAATGAGATAATAAGGGAAGATCCGAAATGA